The genome window TATGCCAAAAGATGCAAATGGAACCGAGCTTAATGCAGGTGATAGTGTAAGTGTTGTGAAAGATTTAAAGGTTAAAGGTGCAAGCACTACTTTAAAACGTGGTACAACTATAAAAAATATTAAACTTACAAATAAAGATACTGAAATTGAAGCCAAGGTAGATAAATTCGGTGTGATTGTTTTAAAAACTGAATTTCTTAAAAAAATATAGTAAAAATTCCCAATCAATCTTGGGAATTTTCTTCTTGATAAACACAATGTTTGAAAATAAATTGATGTTCCTCAGGCAAGTTTTCAAATAAAGCATTTGCTAAATTTCTTATTTCCCAAAGAGCTGATTTTGAGCTTCTTAAACTAATAAAATTTTGCAAACTCCTTGCATTAATCGTTAAAGTTAATTCTGTTTTATAGCTTTCTGGTAAGCAGTATTTTGCTATGTCTAAACTAATGCTATTTTGCAAAATCAGACGCAAATTTTCTAAAGCTTTGATACTTGCATTATCCACCACTTCATTTCCGGTTAATACTAAGTATCTTTTAGCATTTTCAAAGTCATTTTCTTTAAATTCGCTTTCATTTCTTAGCTCTTTTAAAGTATATCTTGTACTTTTTACACTAGGACTAGTGTGGCGGTGTCTTGCGACTTCTTGTAAACATGCTCTTGAAATACCTTGTATATAAAAAGTATAGTTTAAATGCTCTAAGGTTGAAGCATGTTTGAATTTATTTCCTACTCGATCGATTAATTCTTTGTCTTTTTCACCACCACAATCGCCTTTATCAAAACTTTGCCAACATGTTCTTGTTGCATGAGAGCATACAGAAAGTGGAGTATAGTTTAATAATGTGATTTTCATCGAAAAATTCCTTCAAAAATAATTGAATTTTACACAAATGTTTATAAAAATAAAATTTTTTATTCGTTATAATTTCAAAAAAAGAAATTAAGGTTATTTTATGAAATTAAAACAAACTAAGTATATTTTTGTAACCGGTGGTGTTTTAAGCTCATTAGGAAAAGGTATAGCAGCAGCTTCTATAGCTACGATTTTAAAAAATTCAGGATTAAAAGTTAGTATTTTAAAAGCAGATCCTTATATCAATGTAGATCCTGGTACGATGAGTCCTTTAGAGCATGGGGAAGTTTTTGTTACAGATGATGGAGCTGAGACAGATTTAGACTTAGGACATTATGAGAGATTTTTAAATGAGAGCTTATCTCAGGATAATAACTTTACTACAGGAAGAGTTTATCAAAGTGTTATAGAAAAAGAAAGAAGAGGAGATTACTTAGGAAAAACCATACAAGTAATTCCTCATATAGTTGATGAGATAAAAGATCGCATTAAAAAGGCTGGAGTTGATAAAGATATTTTAATTGTTGAAATAGGTGGTACAGTAGGAGATATAGAAGGCTTACCATTTTTAGAAGCTATTAGAGCTTTAAAGCTTGAAGTGGGTAAATATAATGCTATTAATATTCACTTAACTTTAGTGCCATTTATCAAAGCAGCAGGAGAGCTTAAAACAAAACCAACTCAACATAGCGTGGGAGAATTACGCCGTATAGGTATAAGCCCTGATATGATTATTTGCAGAAGTGAAAAATCTTTAGATAGAGAGTTAAAAGACAAAATTGCAATTTCATGTGGAGTTGAAAAAAACTGTGTTATAGAAAGTGTGGATGCAGCTAGTATTTATCAAATTCCACTAAATTTCTTAAAACAAGATATTTTAAACTCTATTGCAAGTTTATTAGATCTTCAAAATTTAAAGCCAAATATGAATGAATGGGATTCTTTGGTAAAAAGAGTCATCGCTCCAAGTAATGAACTCAGCATTGCTTTTGTAGGAAAATATGTAGATTTAAAAGAAAGCTATAAAAGCTTAACAGAAGCCATTATCCATGCAGGTGCAGCACTTGATGCGAGAGTAAATTTAAAATGGATTGATAGTGAAAAATTAGAAAATGCAAATGTCGAAGAAAGTTTTAAAGATGTAAGTGGGATTTTAGTAGCAGGTGGTTTTGGCTACCGTGGGGTAGAAGGAAAAATCAAAGCCATACAATATGCAAGAGAAAATAAAATTCCATTTTTAGGAATTTGTTTGGGTATGCAGCTTTCTTTAGTGGAATTTGCACGCAATGTTTTAAAACTTGAAGATGCAAATTCTCATGAGTTTAATCCAAATTGTAAAAATCCTATCATCTTTTTGATTGATGAATTTATTGATACAAGTGGAGAAAAGCAAATTAGAACAAGCAAAACTCCACTTGGTGGAACTATGCGTCTTGGGGCTTATGAGTGTTATATCAAGCCAAATACACTTTTAAGTAAGGTTTATGATAATCAAAAAAGCATAAAAGAACGCCACCGTCACCGCTATGAAGCTAATCCAAAATATAAAGAAATGTTTGAGAAAAATGGGCTTATTATAAGCGGGGAAAATGAAGGTCTGGTTGAAGCTGTGGAGCTTAAAGATCACCCATTTTTCTTAGCAGTACAGTTTCACCCTGAATTTACTTCACGCTTAGTTAGAGTTAATCCGTCTATTTTTTCTTTTATTAAGGCATCTTTAACAAATCATGCTAAATAAAGCCAAAATAAAAAAAATTTTACACCAGCGTTTTATTAACGATACGCATGTAAAGCTTTGTGATTTGCCTATGCCATCTTGTTTAAAAGATGTCTATAAGGGTGCTTTGCGTATTAAAGAAGCGATTGAAAAAAATCA of Campylobacter lari contains these proteins:
- a CDS encoding alkylphosphonate utilization protein → MPKDANGTELNAGDSVSVVKDLKVKGASTTLKRGTTIKNIKLTNKDTEIEAKVDKFGVIVLKTEFLKKI
- the thyX gene encoding FAD-dependent thymidylate synthase — translated: MKITLLNYTPLSVCSHATRTCWQSFDKGDCGGEKDKELIDRVGNKFKHASTLEHLNYTFYIQGISRACLQEVARHRHTSPSVKSTRYTLKELRNESEFKENDFENAKRYLVLTGNEVVDNASIKALENLRLILQNSISLDIAKYCLPESYKTELTLTINARSLQNFISLRSSKSALWEIRNLANALFENLPEEHQFIFKHCVYQEENSQD
- a CDS encoding CTP synthase translates to MKLKQTKYIFVTGGVLSSLGKGIAAASIATILKNSGLKVSILKADPYINVDPGTMSPLEHGEVFVTDDGAETDLDLGHYERFLNESLSQDNNFTTGRVYQSVIEKERRGDYLGKTIQVIPHIVDEIKDRIKKAGVDKDILIVEIGGTVGDIEGLPFLEAIRALKLEVGKYNAINIHLTLVPFIKAAGELKTKPTQHSVGELRRIGISPDMIICRSEKSLDRELKDKIAISCGVEKNCVIESVDAASIYQIPLNFLKQDILNSIASLLDLQNLKPNMNEWDSLVKRVIAPSNELSIAFVGKYVDLKESYKSLTEAIIHAGAALDARVNLKWIDSEKLENANVEESFKDVSGILVAGGFGYRGVEGKIKAIQYARENKIPFLGICLGMQLSLVEFARNVLKLEDANSHEFNPNCKNPIIFLIDEFIDTSGEKQIRTSKTPLGGTMRLGAYECYIKPNTLLSKVYDNQKSIKERHRHRYEANPKYKEMFEKNGLIISGENEGLVEAVELKDHPFFLAVQFHPEFTSRLVRVNPSIFSFIKASLTNHAK